One Candidatus Dependentiae bacterium genomic window, TACTGATTGTGTAGCACAGGAGTGCGGCCAGGGTTTTGTTGCTGAAACAACAACCAATGCATTGTTTGAAGATTGTATTGCGCAAAGGAATGGTGATTTTGGGTTTGGAGCTGGTAATAATGCCAGTGGTATACAATGTATTAATTGCGTGAGTTCTGCTAATGGGAGCTATGGGTTTGCTGCAGGTGGTGGAGGAGCTACGGCTGTGGTGATACGTGATTGTATTGCGCACGATAATGTGACCGCGGGATTTGCATGTATAGTGACAGATTTATTGGTAATTGGTTGTCAATCAATTAATCAAAACACTGCTTTTGTTGATACTGGCAGTACCAATGCAGGGTATTGGAATAATTCAACAATAGGCGCTAGTGCTATTATTGGTATTGCCTATTTAAGTACTGGTGTATTTTCTGCGGCTAATGTAGTTCCAAGTGCATCAGTTTTAACTACATATGGGCACTATTGGACTAATATTAATAATTAATCGTCCTAAGACTTGCTGTATGTTATTCAATACACTATCCCAATCGAATGGAATGGGTTGTTTGAAAATACACATGGTGGGGTACCATGGTGAGTCAATACGTCCGGCAATCCAACGCCAATCGGTAGAAAATGGCAGCAACAACCAGACCGGTTTGCCCAATGCACCGGCAAGATGAGCGGTTGCGGTATCGACTGAGATAATTAAATCAAGTTGTGTAATAACTGCAGCGGTGTCCATAAAACTGCCGTGCGTTGTGTCAAAGTCATTCGGAAATATGTGCAGATTAAAATCATGAGGTACCTGGGTTAATTGTTCAAGACCTTCAACTTGTTGCAAGCTGTACCAACTGATGCCAGGAATATCTTTGAGTTTAAAAAATTGTGCAAGTGGTATGCCGCGACGGGCAATAGGCAGACGTGAAATATCATTATGTATGCTTGTTTGCCAACAAATACCGATTTTAAAATTATGATCATTGGCTAATTGTTGCTGCCAATAGTTTATTAATGTTGTATCGGGGAAAATATAAGGGATAGTGCGTGGCATGGTATGTTCATCATCGTAAAATACAGCCGGTAAGCTCATAAGTGTTGCACGTGCATGATGCGGCGGAATTGGGTTGCCTGTCGGATACAGCATATCAATATAAGAACAATTGCTTAGTAAAGGAATCAATTGTTCTTGTGCGAACACAATGGTAGTAGCTCCCATATTTTTCAGTCGTTCTGCGTAGCGAATAAATTGCAACGTATCGCCAAGACCACCTTCAGGTGTTAATAGTATTGTTTTGCCTGCTACCGAATTTGTTGCAAGCAAATTGCGTAATTCAGGAGCATATTTACCTGCTCGTTTAAGATACCATTCATGTGCGGGCCAACCATCTTTAAAGTCTCCTTGAGTAATGAGAGCAAAACTTAATCCAATGCGTGCAGATTCGTAATTAGGATCTTTATTAATTAGATCCTGATATATAATCAATGCTTCTTCAAATCGTTCTGCTATTTTGAGCGTGAATGCTTTATTGTAATGTGCAGGTATGGTGCCCGGCGCACGTGCAATAACGGTATCAAATTCTTTAATTGCTTCATCAAGTCTGCCGATTTTCAGATAAATGCATCCACGTTGAAAATGTGCATTGATAATCTGAGATCCTCCTAATGCAATATACTTGTCAATGTATTCAAGTGCTTGATCAAACCGTTCTTGTACAAGCAATTGATCGATCTGATGCATAATATTTTCATGGCTATTTGCTTGTAGAGCGAGAGTAGCAAAAATAAACATATATACATATTTTTTCATGATATATTCTCTAAAAATTCTTGTTGCAATGCGTGAACAATATTTTGTATAACCGCATCCCAATCTCCTGGTGTAGACTGTCTGAATAATCGCATGTTGGGGTACCATGGGGTATCGGTGCGCTTGAGCATCCAGCGCCAATCAGATGGTTTGGGAAGAAGTACCCATGTTGGTTTGCCAAGTCCCGCAGCCAGATGCGCAATTGAAGTATCAATAGTTATTACCAGATCAAGATTGGTAATAACTGCGGCAGTATCCATAAAGCGACCGCGTGAATTATCAAAATCATCACTAAAGGCTGTGATATGTAGTTTTTCATTGATATGTTCTAGTTGATCTTCACCGCCTATTTTTTGTAGTGAATATAGACTAATACCTTTAATATCTGCAAGAGGTAAAAAAGTATGTACATGACATGATTTTGCTTTGACTATATCACGCAATTCTTGGATAGAATAGTTCGGATTGCCCTGCCAACATAAACCGATTTTGAAGTTGGTATCAGCTGCTAATTTTTTACACCAATAGGTAACAAGTTCGGGGTTAGCATATAGATATGGAATATGTGTCGGCACCGTATCCAAACATGTTTTAAATAAGAATGGTAAGCTCATGGTTGATGCATGAAAATCAAATGCTGGTAATGTATCGGTAGAACAGATGACATGATCAATATAGGGACATTGTTCCAAAATAGTTTTGAGAATTAAAGAGGTTTGCACAATCACATGAGCGCCCATTTCTTTGATTAATTTGGCATAACGGATGAATTGAAAAGTATCTCCCGATCCTTGCTCACAGGTAATTAGAATTGTTTTGTTATTGAGGTCAGCTGAGCCATCCCAAACGGGGTTATTATATTCGGGGCGCTTTGCATGGAATGCTTCCCAGCGCCATTCATGCTCATGCCAACCACGTTCAAAGTCTCCTTTACTTAACAGCGCAAGACTTAAGCCGAGCCGTAGATGAGCATCATTGGGATGTTGGTCGATTAATTCTTGATATATGCTAATTGCTTTATCAAGTTGTTCTGATTGCATGAGAGCATACGCTTTACAATGTTGTGCACGAATACTATTCGGGTTATGAGCAATAACGGTATCAAAGTCATTAATAGCATCAAGAAAGCGTTTCATTTTAAAATAAATACATCCGCGTTGCATATATGCATCAATTGTATGTGAGGCGTCAGATGCGATGTATTTATTGATATGTGTAAGTGCTGTATCACATAGGTTTACTTCATTTAATGTACGTGCCAAATCGATCAGGTATTCAGGACTTAGGGTATAGCTCGATAGAGTTATTAATGGTACAAGTAACCAACTGTTTTTCATGCTTTTTTATTTTAAAAATTTATTTATTTTTCACATGAGCGCTAAGTTCTTTAAGAATAGTTGCTATTACACTATCCCAATCAAATGGTTCCGGCTGCTTGAAAATATGGTGATAGGGGTACCACATTGAATCAGTGCATCCATACGTCCAACGTGCATCAGATACGTATGGAAGTAATAACCAGACGGGTTTGCCCAATGCGCCGGCCAGGTGCGCAGTTGCCGTATCGACTGAGATAACTAAATCAAGATTGGCAATTACGGCAGCAGTATCCATAAAAATGCCATGAGTTTTATCAAAGTCATCGGGAAACACATGTAGCTTAAAATCAGGTGGGATCTGGGCTAGTTGATCGAGACCATCCACTTGCTGTAAACTGTACCAACTAATACCCGGTATATCTTTACATTTAAAAAATTGGGTCAATGGCATGCTGCGTTGTTTAGTGGGTGGATACAATACTTCGTGTTGTGGACTCGCTTGCCAACAGATGCCGATTTTAAAGTTAGTATCATGTTGTAATTTTTCTTGCCAATACGTGCATAATCGTTCATCAGCAAAAAGGTAGGGAATCTTATTTGGTATGGTGGTATCAACCGTATCGTGGAGTATGGCAGCCATACTGGTAATATCTGCCGATGCGTTATGCATAGGTATTTCTTCGCATGAGTATAATTGATCAATATATGGATTACTACTCAATAAAGGTAACAATTCTTGTGGTACACATACCAGAACTGTAGCACCCATACGCTTGAGTGGTTCTGCATAGCGAATAAATTGTATCGTATCACCAAACCCATTTTTTGATATTAATACTATTGTTTTGCCAGCAATGGTATTAGTTTTGAGTAAGGTACGCAGATGTGATCCATAGGGTTTATTTTTTTTGGAATTCCATTCACCCGTAGCCCATGCGTTCGCCAAATCACCTTTACTCAAATAACAATACGTTAGACCCAGTTGAGCGGGGTCCAAGATATGGTTTTTCTGCAAGAGTGGTTGATATACTGCGATAGCGTCATCAAACTTGCCTTGAGCAATTAATGCATCTGCTTTTCTAAAATGTGATTTGAAATCCTGGGGCTGATAGGTAATTACGAAATCATAATCGGTAAGTGCCTCTTGAAATTTTCCCATATCTAAGTACATAGATCCACGCAATCTATGCGCATCTATACTGCTATCATCTATACCATGTGATGCAATATAGCTATTGATGTGTTCAAGTAACATATTTTTATCATGAGCACAGATAGTAACATACGTTGCTACGAGTAGTAATCTAAAAAATTTCTTCATATATAACCTAAAAAATTAGTGTGCTAAGTATTCTTGTTGTAATGCCTGAACTATATCTTGCATAACCGTATCCCAATCTCCTTGCACTGGTTGTCTGAACAGACGCATGTTTGGATACCATGGCGTATCGGTACGTTCAAGCATCCAGCGCCAATCGGGGGGTTCAGGAATAAGTACCCATGTTGGTGTACCAAGGCCGCCGGCCAAATGTGCAATGGAAGTGTCAATAGTAATTACTAAATCAAGATTTTTAATAACTGCTGCAGTGTCCATAAAGCGACCATGTGATTCATCAAAGTTGCCTTCAAATATATGTAGCGGAAATGAATCATCTAGCTCGTGCAATTGTTCTTCCCCATTTATTTTTTGTAAATTGTATAAACTAATTCCGGGCAATTGAGCAAGTGGTGCAAATGTTTGTAACGATACGGATTTGGCAGCAACAGCAGCACGCAAGAATGCAGTACGGTATCCTTTATTACCTTGCCAGCAAATACCAATCTTAAAATTTTTGTCTTTGGCAAGTTGATGTCTCCAATACAGTTCAAACGCCGGATCTGGAAATAAATAGGGAATTTCATGTGGGATAGTTGCTTCAACGGTACGGAGTATGTAAGGGAGTGACACCATTGGTGCATGAACGTCAAAGTAACCTGGCTCATCATGCATACCGATAACACGGTCAATGTATGGACATAATCGTATGATGTCTGGGAGTGGCTTTTGCACGGCTACTACCACGTGACCGCCTTTTTCTTTTGCAATTTTTGCATAACGAATAAACTGAAACGTATCACCAAGCCCTTGTTCTGCATATAAAAATATAGTTTTGCCGTCTAAATTAGAGCCATCCCAAATGGGTTGTGTGTAGGTGCGATAAGGATTATTCTCTCGCCATTCATATTTTTCCCATCCTTTTTCAAAATCGCCTGTTACTAAGTAAGCGAGTCCGCAGCTAAAGTTTGCAGATTCATGATTGGGATCGTTTTGGAGCACTTGTTGATAGTAGGGAAATGCCTCTTGTAAACGTCCTAATTTTTTTAATGTATACGCGATGTTATATGCAATAGATGTATTGTTTGGTTGTTCACTTAGCAATCCTTGATATATCACCAGTGCTTCTTCAGTTTTATTAATAATATTGAGCGTATTTGCATATTCAAAACGCAGATTAATATCTCGAGGGTTATGTTCGAGAGCTCGTGCAAGGTGTGTGGCAGCTTCTTCAAATCGCATTTTTTCGTTCAGTATTTCAGCAGCTTTTTGATGCGCAGAAAAACGA contains:
- a CDS encoding tetratricopeptide repeat-containing glycosyltransferase family protein, yielding MKCQLAVLATLIIPVCISAKANFAEVFNEANTLFEKQLYEQAIAKYQDVIELNPHTAQAYFNMGLAFASQSKTINSIHAFKSAIEVDPSYTKAHLNLASAYEKTKQPDKALEHYEIVCTLEPHRFSAHQKAAEILNEKMRFEEAATHLARALEHNPRDINLRFEYANTLNIINKTEEALVIYQGLLSEQPNNTSIAYNIAYTLKKLGRLQEAFPYYQQVLQNDPNHESANFSCGLAYLVTGDFEKGWEKYEWRENNPYRTYTQPIWDGSNLDGKTIFLYAEQGLGDTFQFIRYAKIAKEKGGHVVVAVQKPLPDIIRLCPYIDRVIGMHDEPGYFDVHAPMVSLPYILRTVEATIPHEIPYLFPDPAFELYWRHQLAKDKNFKIGICWQGNKGYRTAFLRAAVAAKSVSLQTFAPLAQLPGISLYNLQKINGEEQLHELDDSFPLHIFEGNFDESHGRFMDTAAVIKNLDLVITIDTSIAHLAGGLGTPTWVLIPEPPDWRWMLERTDTPWYPNMRLFRQPVQGDWDTVMQDIVQALQQEYLAH
- a CDS encoding tetratricopeptide repeat protein, which encodes MKKFFRLLLVATYVTICAHDKNMLLEHINSYIASHGIDDSSIDAHRLRGSMYLDMGKFQEALTDYDFVITYQPQDFKSHFRKADALIAQGKFDDAIAVYQPLLQKNHILDPAQLGLTYCYLSKGDLANAWATGEWNSKKNKPYGSHLRTLLKTNTIAGKTIVLISKNGFGDTIQFIRYAEPLKRMGATVLVCVPQELLPLLSSNPYIDQLYSCEEIPMHNASADITSMAAILHDTVDTTIPNKIPYLFADERLCTYWQEKLQHDTNFKIGICWQASPQHEVLYPPTKQRSMPLTQFFKCKDIPGISWYSLQQVDGLDQLAQIPPDFKLHVFPDDFDKTHGIFMDTAAVIANLDLVISVDTATAHLAGALGKPVWLLLPYVSDARWTYGCTDSMWYPYHHIFKQPEPFDWDSVIATILKELSAHVKNK
- a CDS encoding tetratricopeptide repeat protein: MKNSWLLVPLITLSSYTLSPEYLIDLARTLNEVNLCDTALTHINKYIASDASHTIDAYMQRGCIYFKMKRFLDAINDFDTVIAHNPNSIRAQHCKAYALMQSEQLDKAISIYQELIDQHPNDAHLRLGLSLALLSKGDFERGWHEHEWRWEAFHAKRPEYNNPVWDGSADLNNKTILITCEQGSGDTFQFIRYAKLIKEMGAHVIVQTSLILKTILEQCPYIDHVICSTDTLPAFDFHASTMSLPFLFKTCLDTVPTHIPYLYANPELVTYWCKKLAADTNFKIGLCWQGNPNYSIQELRDIVKAKSCHVHTFLPLADIKGISLYSLQKIGGEDQLEHINEKLHITAFSDDFDNSRGRFMDTAAVITNLDLVITIDTSIAHLAAGLGKPTWVLLPKPSDWRWMLKRTDTPWYPNMRLFRQSTPGDWDAVIQNIVHALQQEFLENIS
- a CDS encoding tetratricopeptide repeat protein; its protein translation is MKKYVYMFIFATLALQANSHENIMHQIDQLLVQERFDQALEYIDKYIALGGSQIINAHFQRGCIYLKIGRLDEAIKEFDTVIARAPGTIPAHYNKAFTLKIAERFEEALIIYQDLINKDPNYESARIGLSFALITQGDFKDGWPAHEWYLKRAGKYAPELRNLLATNSVAGKTILLTPEGGLGDTLQFIRYAERLKNMGATTIVFAQEQLIPLLSNCSYIDMLYPTGNPIPPHHARATLMSLPAVFYDDEHTMPRTIPYIFPDTTLINYWQQQLANDHNFKIGICWQTSIHNDISRLPIARRGIPLAQFFKLKDIPGISWYSLQQVEGLEQLTQVPHDFNLHIFPNDFDTTHGSFMDTAAVITQLDLIISVDTATAHLAGALGKPVWLLLPFSTDWRWIAGRIDSPWYPTMCIFKQPIPFDWDSVLNNIQQVLGRLIINISPIVPICS